The Ruminococcus bovis genome includes a region encoding these proteins:
- a CDS encoding polysaccharide biosynthesis protein, whose translation MRVSNFNFRKVMLLIVDAVIISICGVISNFILQVLNFQTGFRSIVETPYVVVSILINVIICIFCLFICGAYNKAWRYFNAKDYLSCLIGMVAGVALSALVLSLRYNSFNYVLPYTLISGGLSVVGVVLFRLIFKRAFIKINDAGAIDVGERTLIVGAGNAGKIILEDIFNAKQDSNNPSKSIFPVGFVDDDRLKQDNVISSVRVLGQTTDIPDICEKENISLIIFAIPSCEEEERKRILDICSKTKCKIKIIPYISKLLFDENEDGTRLLNQVKDIRIEDLLGRPPITFDKSSIKTLVEGKVCMITGGGGSIGSELVRQIAQYNPKRIVIVDIYENNAYDIQQELRLEYGDKVNLDTIIASVRDYDKMEQIFAQERPDLVWHAAAHKHVPLMETVPCEAIKNNIFGTYNVARLAQKYGVKRFVMISTDKAVNPTNVMGATKRCCEMIIQYMSQNTTGTDFVTTRFGNVLGSNGSVIPIFRRQIENGKPITVTHPDIIRYFMTIPEAVSLVLQAASMAKGGEIFVLDMGEPVKITTLAENLCRMYGKIPYKDVEIKFTGLRPGEKLFEELLMDEEGLKQTDNEKIFIGNQIHIDKDKLLHSLDELKECASENDDDEALKLLAEIVPTFNHQTNK comes from the coding sequence ATGCGAGTTTCAAATTTTAACTTTAGAAAAGTGATGCTACTTATTGTTGATGCAGTGATTATTTCAATTTGTGGCGTTATATCAAACTTTATTTTACAAGTATTAAATTTCCAAACAGGATTTAGAAGTATTGTGGAAACACCTTATGTTGTTGTTTCTATACTTATAAATGTGATTATATGTATTTTCTGCTTGTTTATATGTGGTGCATATAACAAGGCTTGGAGATACTTTAACGCAAAGGACTATCTGTCTTGCCTTATTGGTATGGTAGCCGGTGTTGCTTTAAGTGCATTAGTCCTTTCTTTAAGATACAATTCATTTAACTATGTTCTTCCATATACACTTATCAGTGGTGGACTTTCAGTAGTTGGTGTTGTATTATTCAGATTGATTTTTAAGAGAGCATTTATTAAGATTAATGATGCCGGTGCTATTGATGTAGGAGAAAGAACCCTTATTGTTGGTGCAGGTAATGCCGGTAAAATTATTCTTGAAGATATTTTCAACGCAAAGCAAGACTCAAATAACCCATCAAAATCAATTTTCCCTGTAGGTTTTGTTGATGATGACAGACTAAAGCAGGACAATGTTATTAGCAGTGTTAGAGTTTTGGGACAAACTACCGATATTCCTGATATTTGTGAAAAAGAAAATATTTCACTTATTATCTTTGCTATTCCTTCTTGTGAAGAAGAAGAAAGAAAGAGAATTCTTGATATTTGTTCTAAGACAAAGTGTAAAATCAAGATTATTCCTTATATTTCAAAGCTGCTGTTTGACGAAAATGAAGACGGTACAAGACTATTAAACCAAGTTAAGGATATTAGGATTGAAGATTTACTTGGCAGACCACCTATTACATTTGATAAGTCATCAATCAAAACTTTAGTTGAAGGCAAGGTTTGTATGATTACCGGTGGCGGTGGTTCTATCGGTTCTGAACTTGTAAGACAAATTGCACAATATAACCCTAAGAGAATTGTTATAGTTGACATATACGAAAATAACGCATATGATATACAACAAGAATTACGCCTTGAATATGGCGATAAAGTAAACCTTGATACAATTATTGCTTCTGTTAGAGATTATGACAAGATGGAACAGATTTTTGCTCAGGAAAGACCTGACCTTGTGTGGCACGCAGCTGCTCATAAGCATGTTCCACTTATGGAAACAGTTCCTTGTGAAGCAATTAAGAATAATATTTTCGGTACATATAATGTTGCAAGACTTGCACAGAAATACGGTGTTAAGAGATTTGTAATGATTAGTACTGATAAAGCAGTAAACCCTACTAATGTTATGGGTGCAACAAAAAGATGTTGCGAAATGATTATTCAGTATATGAGCCAAAACACAACAGGTACAGACTTTGTAACAACTCGTTTCGGTAATGTACTTGGAAGTAACGGTTCGGTTATTCCTATTTTTAGAAGACAAATTGAAAACGGTAAGCCTATTACCGTAACTCACCCTGATATTATCAGATACTTTATGACAATACCTGAGGCTGTATCCCTTGTACTTCAAGCTGCAAGTATGGCTAAAGGTGGAGAAATCTTTGTACTTGATATGGGTGAACCTGTTAAGATAACAACTCTTGCTGAAAATCTATGTAGAATGTACGGCAAGATTCCTTATAAAGATGTTGAAATTAAGTTCACAGGTCTTCGTCCCGGTGAAAAGTTATTTGAGGAACTTTTGATGGATGAAGAAGGACTTAAACAGACAGATAATGAAAAGATTTTCATTGGTAATCAGATTCACATTGACAAGGATAAGTTACTTCATTCACTTGATGAACTTAAGGAATGTGCAAGTGAAAATGATGATGATGAGGCTCTTAAGCTGTTGGCTGAGATTGTGCCAACTTTCAACCATCAAACAAACAAATAA
- a CDS encoding homocysteine S-methyltransferase family protein, translating into MDFKTLLQKDFIIYDGGMGTMLQDRGLEMGHNPNVLNITNPETIVEVHREYVNAGSDIICSNTFSTNKYKLEDTGYGVKEVVKAALDCTEKAVEGTDALVALDIGPIGQLLQPNGTLSPEEAYEIFKEIVTADDRYDVIAIETMTDLLEMKTALLACKENSDKPVLCTMSFEENGRTFQGVSPEAMILTLEGLKADAIGLNCSLGPDEIAPILERICNKCNVPVIAKPNAGLPDPVTNTYTMGAEEFGEKLSALSKLGVKVLGGCCGTTPEYIKCLKEDLKNYKYEKNVHPYVTAVSSGTTVVEINQPRIIGERINPTGKKLFKQALVNNDMDYILGQAISQQEDGAEILDINVGHPEIDEKEMMVKVVKAVQGVVDLPLQLDSTKPEVLEAGLRAYNGRAIVNSVNGEEKSLTEILPIVAKYGASVVGLTLDEDGIPETTEKRVEIAERIIKRATALGIREEDIYIDCLTLTVSAQQSGAVQTLDAIEIVKSKYKVKTVLGVSNISFGLPHRPLLNQTFLTMAMEKGLDLPIINPSVFGMAGAVRAFRVLKGFDQESRDFIEKYSDYVIETVKDSHEMTLTHAVMKGLKKECHDITAKKLEDTDPMEIIDKELIPALDKVGDLFEQGKVFLPGLLSSATAAQQAFEIIKEKLASSNEESISKGKIILATVKGDIHDIGKNIVKVLLENYGYDVIDLGRDVEPALVVETAVKENVKLVGLSALMTTTLKSMEDTIALIRKTPELKDTAVLVGGAVLTEEYAKKIDADYYCKTAAISVETANKFFGN; encoded by the coding sequence ATGGATTTCAAAACATTACTACAAAAAGACTTTATTATATATGATGGTGGTATGGGTACAATGCTACAGGACAGAGGTCTTGAGATGGGTCATAACCCAAATGTACTTAATATTACTAATCCTGAAACTATTGTTGAAGTACACAGAGAATATGTAAATGCAGGTAGTGACATTATCTGTTCAAACACATTTTCTACCAACAAATATAAATTGGAAGATACAGGCTATGGTGTTAAGGAAGTTGTAAAGGCTGCCCTTGATTGTACAGAAAAAGCAGTAGAAGGTACTGATGCTTTAGTAGCACTTGATATTGGTCCTATCGGTCAGCTACTTCAACCTAACGGTACTTTATCACCGGAAGAAGCATATGAAATTTTTAAGGAAATTGTTACTGCCGATGATAGATATGATGTTATTGCCATTGAAACAATGACAGACTTACTTGAAATGAAAACTGCACTTTTAGCTTGTAAAGAAAACAGTGACAAGCCTGTTCTTTGTACAATGAGTTTTGAAGAAAACGGAAGAACATTCCAGGGTGTTTCACCGGAAGCTATGATTCTTACACTAGAAGGACTAAAGGCTGATGCTATCGGTCTTAACTGTTCTTTAGGTCCTGACGAAATTGCTCCTATCCTAGAACGAATTTGTAATAAGTGTAATGTTCCTGTTATTGCAAAGCCAAATGCAGGACTTCCTGACCCAGTAACCAACACTTATACAATGGGTGCTGAAGAATTCGGTGAAAAACTTTCTGCACTTTCTAAGTTAGGTGTAAAGGTACTTGGTGGTTGTTGTGGTACAACTCCTGAATATATTAAGTGCCTAAAGGAAGATTTAAAGAACTATAAATATGAAAAAAATGTTCACCCATATGTAACTGCAGTTTCTTCCGGTACTACTGTAGTGGAAATCAATCAGCCAAGAATTATCGGTGAAAGAATCAACCCTACAGGTAAAAAGTTATTTAAACAAGCACTTGTAAATAATGATATGGACTATATCTTAGGTCAGGCTATCAGTCAGCAAGAAGACGGTGCTGAAATTCTTGATATTAATGTAGGTCATCCTGAAATTGACGAAAAAGAAATGATGGTTAAGGTTGTTAAAGCAGTACAAGGTGTTGTTGACTTACCACTTCAGCTTGACTCAACAAAACCTGAGGTTCTTGAAGCCGGACTTAGAGCATATAACGGTAGAGCAATTGTAAACTCTGTAAACGGTGAAGAAAAGTCTTTAACAGAGATTTTACCTATTGTTGCAAAGTACGGTGCATCTGTTGTAGGTCTAACCCTTGATGAAGACGGTATTCCTGAAACGACCGAAAAGCGTGTTGAAATTGCAGAAAGAATTATTAAGAGAGCAACTGCCCTAGGCATTAGAGAAGAAGATATTTACATTGACTGTCTGACACTTACTGTTTCTGCTCAGCAAAGTGGTGCAGTACAAACCCTTGACGCTATTGAAATTGTTAAGAGTAAATACAAGGTAAAGACAGTTCTTGGTGTTAGTAATATTTCATTCGGTTTACCTCACAGACCTTTGCTTAACCAAACATTCCTAACAATGGCTATGGAAAAAGGTCTTGACTTGCCGATTATCAATCCTAGTGTATTCGGTATGGCAGGTGCAGTCAGAGCCTTTAGAGTGCTAAAAGGTTTTGACCAAGAAAGCCGTGACTTTATTGAAAAGTACAGTGACTATGTAATTGAAACAGTTAAGGATAGTCACGAAATGACTTTAACTCATGCAGTTATGAAAGGCTTAAAGAAAGAATGTCACGATATTACTGCAAAGAAACTTGAAGATACTGACCCTATGGAAATTATCGACAAGGAGCTTATTCCGGCACTTGATAAGGTTGGTGACCTTTTTGAACAAGGTAAAGTTTTCTTACCGGGACTACTTTCATCAGCTACTGCAGCACAACAGGCATTTGAGATTATTAAGGAAAAGTTAGCTTCATCAAATGAAGAAAGTATATCAAAGGGTAAAATTATCCTAGCTACTGTTAAGGGCGATATTCACGATATTGGTAAAAATATTGTTAAGGTATTGCTTGAAAACTACGGTTATGATGTAATTGACCTTGGCAGAGATGTTGAACCGGCACTTGTTGTTGAAACTGCAGTAAAAGAAAATGTTAAGCTTGTTGGGCTTTCTGCACTAATGACAACAACTTTAAAGAGTATGGAAGACACAATTGCACTTATCAGAAAAACACCTGAACTAAAGGATACAGCAGTTTTAGTAGGTGGTGCTGTGCTTACCGAAGAATATGCTAAGAAGATTGATGCCGATTATTACTGCAAAACTGCTGCTATTTCAGTAGAAACTGCCAATAAGTTTTTTGGTAATTAA
- a CDS encoding vitamin B12 dependent-methionine synthase activation domain-containing protein — protein MITLSNLNRSEALRYMGAKALNPDKMTSDIMDEVENELLKVCRPAYTFTEIPKDSPALGGNDIKKVVAESEKVLLIAATLGIYVEKLLRKTQITDMAKAVVVDSMASVAIEQFMDKIEDELKERYKGLYFTNRFSPGYGDYPLEKQREVVKILNTEKKLGLSLSDSLLLNPTKSVTAVIGLNKNEVKGKINCTSKCMKCGNKNCPYRREN, from the coding sequence ATGATAACATTATCGAATTTAAATAGGTCAGAGGCACTTCGTTATATGGGGGCTAAAGCACTTAACCCTGACAAAATGACAAGTGACATTATGGATGAAGTGGAAAATGAACTGTTAAAGGTTTGCAGACCTGCATATACCTTTACAGAAATTCCAAAGGATAGTCCGGCACTTGGTGGCAATGACATTAAGAAAGTTGTAGCAGAAAGCGAGAAGGTCTTGCTTATTGCTGCAACTTTAGGCATATATGTAGAAAAACTTTTGAGGAAAACTCAGATAACCGATATGGCAAAGGCTGTTGTAGTTGATTCAATGGCATCTGTTGCTATTGAACAGTTTATGGATAAGATTGAGGATGAACTAAAGGAAAGATACAAAGGTCTTTACTTTACCAACAGATTCAGTCCCGGTTATGGGGATTATCCTCTTGAAAAACAAAGAGAAGTTGTTAAAATCTTAAATACAGAGAAAAAGTTGGGACTAAGCCTATCAGACAGTCTGTTGCTTAATCCTACTAAGTCTGTTACAGCAGTAATCGGACTAAATAAAAATGAAGTAAAGGGAAAAATCAACTGTACTTCAAAGTGTATGAAGTGTGGAAACAAGAATTGTCCATATAGAAGGGAGAACTAA
- the metF gene encoding methylenetetrahydrofolate reductase [NAD(P)H] yields MKLSNLYTKAKEEGKTVLSFEVFPPKKTSGIETVYKALDELAKMNPAYISVTYGAGGTEANNTAIIAEKVKSLGVEPLAHLTCVNNDRVSVEKELDEFKSKGIENILALRGDIVPGIEPKKDFLHASDLCSYIKARGDFELAGACYPEVHMEAKDMVEDIKNLKHKVECGAEHLISQLFFDNEVFYKFQDMARCAGIDVPIAAGIMPVTNTKQIQRMVSMCGASLPANFSRIMQKYENNPEALRDAGIAYAIQQIIDLIANGVDGIHLYTMNNPYVAGKITEAIGSML; encoded by the coding sequence ATGAAACTAAGTAACTTATATACAAAGGCTAAAGAAGAGGGAAAGACAGTATTATCATTTGAAGTTTTCCCACCTAAAAAGACAAGTGGCATCGAAACAGTTTATAAAGCACTTGATGAACTTGCTAAGATGAATCCGGCTTATATTTCTGTTACATATGGTGCCGGTGGTACTGAGGCTAACAATACTGCTATTATTGCCGAGAAAGTAAAGTCACTTGGTGTTGAACCACTTGCACATTTAACTTGTGTTAACAACGACAGAGTTTCTGTAGAAAAGGAACTTGATGAATTTAAGTCAAAGGGCATTGAAAATATCCTTGCTTTAAGAGGTGACATTGTTCCCGGTATTGAGCCAAAGAAGGACTTTTTACACGCAAGTGACTTGTGTAGTTATATTAAGGCAAGAGGTGACTTTGAACTTGCCGGTGCTTGTTATCCTGAAGTACATATGGAAGCAAAGGATATGGTTGAAGATATTAAGAACCTAAAGCATAAGGTTGAATGTGGTGCAGAACACCTAATTTCTCAGTTATTCTTTGACAATGAAGTGTTCTATAAATTCCAAGATATGGCTAGATGTGCCGGTATTGATGTACCTATTGCGGCCGGTATTATGCCTGTAACAAATACAAAGCAGATTCAGAGAATGGTATCAATGTGTGGAGCAAGTCTTCCGGCTAACTTCTCAAGAATTATGCAGAAGTATGAGAATAATCCGGAGGCTCTTCGTGATGCCGGTATTGCTTATGCAATTCAGCAGATTATTGACTTAATTGCAAACGGTGTTGACGGTATTCACCTATACACAATGAACAATCCTTATGTAGCCGGAAAAATTACAGAAGCAATTGGAAGTATGTTATGA
- a CDS encoding CYTH domain-containing protein — MSEPLEIERKWLIEYPSVDMMKNMTDYDYSEIEQTYTNYMEHSAYGRIRKRGKNGNYKFYKTFKKKITNLTRVEYEDEITEEEYNNIMKYKREGFNTINKVRHTFIYEGLKYEIDVFPFWDDRAFMECEVNSEDVKIPIPPCVKVIKEVTDDKRYTNSNLAQKIITEDLN; from the coding sequence ATGAGTGAACCATTAGAGATAGAGAGAAAATGGCTGATTGAGTATCCATCTGTTGATATGATGAAAAATATGACAGATTACGATTATTCGGAAATTGAGCAAACCTATACTAATTATATGGAACATTCTGCTTACGGTAGAATTCGTAAAAGAGGTAAGAATGGTAATTATAAATTCTACAAAACTTTTAAGAAGAAAATTACCAACCTAACCAGAGTTGAATACGAAGATGAAATTACCGAAGAAGAATACAACAATATAATGAAGTATAAGAGGGAAGGCTTTAATACTATTAATAAGGTTCGTCATACTTTTATTTATGAAGGGTTAAAATACGAAATAGATGTGTTTCCTTTTTGGGATGACAGGGCATTTATGGAATGTGAGGTAAATAGCGAAGATGTAAAAATTCCTATTCCTCCTTGTGTAAAGGTTATTAAAGAAGTAACCGATGACAAGAGATATACTAACTCAAACCTTGCACAAAAAATTATTACTGAGGATTTAAACTAA
- a CDS encoding metallophosphoesterase gives MKIKKHKVAFTLLCIFLAIILFTIGNIIYSNYCLTYSNYTVETNKIKGSVKMVVISDTEGGFIGKDNKRLLKKIDNANPEIVCIVGDMVEKGSDNFDSAISICKSLAKKYPTYYALGNHEVGLNDKLKSFEKTISETGITLLDNKMVDYKTRSGDKLTIAGIKDYPFFEYYAPDYNNNENKLFQSYLKQEDNSHFSILLCHKPECYTWSFKDYNIDLMISGHTHGGIIRIPFVGGVYAPEQGYFPKYTKGYYKEKNVNLIITSGLNTSRGIPRFFNPLDVAVVTIKGK, from the coding sequence ATGAAGATTAAGAAACATAAGGTTGCTTTTACCTTACTTTGCATTTTTCTTGCAATTATTCTATTTACAATAGGCAACATAATATATAGCAACTACTGTTTAACATATAGCAATTATACTGTTGAAACTAACAAAATCAAGGGTTCGGTAAAGATGGTTGTAATTTCCGATACTGAGGGTGGTTTTATCGGTAAAGACAACAAAAGATTGCTAAAAAAAATTGATAACGCAAACCCTGAGATAGTTTGTATTGTTGGTGATATGGTAGAAAAAGGTTCTGATAACTTTGACAGTGCAATTTCTATCTGTAAAAGTCTGGCTAAAAAATATCCAACATATTATGCACTGGGTAATCACGAAGTAGGACTAAACGATAAACTAAAGTCATTTGAAAAGACAATTTCTGAAACAGGTATTACTCTACTAGACAATAAAATGGTAGACTACAAAACTAGGTCAGGTGATAAATTAACAATAGCAGGTATAAAGGACTATCCATTCTTTGAATACTATGCACCTGACTATAATAATAATGAAAATAAACTTTTTCAAAGCTACCTAAAGCAAGAAGATAACAGTCATTTCTCAATTTTACTTTGTCATAAGCCTGAGTGCTACACTTGGTCTTTTAAGGACTATAACATTGACTTAATGATTTCAGGTCACACCCATGGTGGCATAATCAGAATTCCATTTGTTGGTGGTGTATATGCACCGGAACAAGGGTACTTTCCAAAATACACCAAAGGTTATTATAAAGAAAAAAATGTAAATCTAATTATCACTTCCGGACTAAACACTTCAAGAGGTATTCCAAGATTTTTCAATCCACTTGATGTTGCAGTAGTTACAATTAAGGGCAAATAA
- the spoIIID gene encoding sporulation transcriptional regulator SpoIIID — protein sequence MKGIVEERAVTLGNYIAESGDTVRQTAKKFGISKSTVHKDVSSRLQKINPSLYLDVKKVLEINKSERHIRGGIATKNKYLNLRKQRENT from the coding sequence GTGAAAGGAATTGTGGAAGAACGAGCTGTTACCCTAGGCAATTATATTGCAGAAAGTGGAGATACTGTACGGCAAACTGCCAAAAAATTCGGCATTAGCAAAAGTACCGTTCACAAAGATGTATCTTCAAGATTACAAAAAATCAACCCATCACTGTATCTTGATGTAAAAAAAGTTCTTGAAATAAATAAAAGTGAGCGTCATATCCGTGGTGGAATTGCCACAAAAAACAAGTATCTTAACCTTAGAAAGCAAAGAGAAAATACATAA
- a CDS encoding DegT/DnrJ/EryC1/StrS family aminotransferase — protein MRNIPFSPPDITQTEIDAVVEVLKSGWITTGPKTKAFEKGVANWCNTDIAVCLNSQTACAEMTLRILGVGPGDEVIVPAYTYTASASVICHVGATPVMIDCKENSFEMDYNKMANAITEKTKVIIPVDLAGVMCDYDTIFDIVESKKDLFRPNSPIQDAFGRIIVMADGAHAFGAMRNGKKCGSVADFTNFSFHAVKNMTTAEGGAVTWRNHKGIDNEALYKQYMLLSLHGQTKDAFAKNHGTSWEYDVVDTQYKCNMPDVLGALGLAQLSRYNEILDKRHKMIDMYNEAFKDMNLQVLNHHDKNSRSSGHLYFVRFLGKGAEFRNKFYHKMADNGVMCNVHFKPLPMLTAYKVKGFDITDYPNAYNMHKNQLTLPMNSKMSFDDAQYVIDTFKKVYEELTAEEN, from the coding sequence ATGAGAAATATACCTTTTTCTCCTCCTGATATTACACAGACAGAGATTGATGCTGTTGTAGAAGTATTAAAGTCAGGATGGATTACAACCGGACCAAAAACAAAAGCCTTTGAAAAAGGCGTTGCAAATTGGTGTAATACAGATATTGCAGTTTGTTTAAACAGTCAAACTGCTTGTGCCGAAATGACACTTAGAATTTTAGGAGTAGGCCCAGGGGATGAGGTTATTGTACCTGCATACACATACACAGCCTCTGCTTCTGTTATCTGTCATGTTGGTGCTACACCTGTAATGATAGACTGTAAAGAAAATTCATTTGAAATGGATTACAACAAAATGGCCAATGCCATTACCGAAAAGACTAAGGTTATTATTCCTGTTGACCTTGCAGGTGTTATGTGTGACTATGACACAATCTTTGACATTGTAGAAAGCAAGAAAGATTTGTTCAGACCTAACAGTCCTATTCAAGATGCTTTTGGCAGAATTATTGTTATGGCTGATGGTGCTCATGCTTTTGGTGCTATGAGAAACGGCAAAAAGTGTGGTTCTGTAGCTGACTTTACTAACTTTTCTTTCCATGCAGTTAAGAATATGACTACTGCCGAAGGTGGTGCAGTTACTTGGCGTAACCACAAAGGCATTGACAATGAGGCACTTTATAAGCAGTATATGCTACTTTCTCTACATGGACAGACTAAGGATGCCTTTGCTAAAAACCATGGTACTTCTTGGGAATATGATGTAGTAGATACACAGTATAAATGTAATATGCCTGATGTACTTGGTGCTTTAGGTCTTGCACAACTTAGCAGATACAATGAAATTCTTGATAAAAGACACAAGATGATTGATATGTACAATGAGGCATTTAAGGATATGAACCTACAGGTACTAAATCATCATGATAAAAACAGTCGTTCATCAGGTCACCTTTACTTTGTAAGATTTTTAGGTAAAGGTGCTGAATTTAGAAATAAATTCTACCACAAAATGGCTGACAATGGTGTTATGTGTAATGTACACTTTAAGCCTTTACCAATGCTTACTGCTTATAAAGTAAAGGGCTTTGACATTACCGATTATCCTAACGCATACAATATGCATAAAAATCAGCTAACATTACCAATGAACAGTAAAATGAGCTTTGATGATGCACAATATGTAATTGATACATTCAAAAAAGTTTATGAAGAACTGACTGCTGAAGAAAATTAA
- a CDS encoding response regulator transcription factor, translating to MSKEKILVVDDDVNICELLRLYIERDDYQVVIANDGEQAVELFNREQPDLVLLDIMLPKMDGWQVCKEIRKTSNRPIIMLTAKGELFDKILGLELGADDYIIKPFEAKEVIARIHAVLRRTGTNEEKEKVKEINWDKLSINLTNYELRVDGKYIDTPPKEMELLYYLASNPNKVFTRDQLLDKVWGFDYYGDSRTVDVHIKRLREKINGVSDQWSLKTVWGVGYKFDAK from the coding sequence ATGAGCAAAGAAAAAATATTAGTTGTTGATGATGATGTCAACATTTGCGAACTTTTGCGTTTATATATTGAAAGAGATGACTATCAGGTTGTAATCGCCAATGACGGTGAACAGGCTGTTGAACTTTTCAACAGAGAACAACCTGACCTTGTTTTGCTTGATATTATGCTACCTAAGATGGACGGTTGGCAAGTTTGTAAAGAAATTCGTAAAACAAGTAACAGACCTATCATTATGTTAACTGCCAAAGGTGAACTTTTTGATAAAATTCTAGGACTTGAGCTAGGTGCTGATGACTACATTATTAAACCTTTTGAAGCAAAGGAAGTTATTGCCCGTATTCACGCAGTACTTAGAAGAACAGGAACTAATGAAGAAAAGGAAAAGGTTAAGGAAATCAACTGGGATAAACTTTCTATCAACCTAACTAATTATGAACTGAGAGTTGACGGTAAGTATATTGACACTCCACCAAAAGAAATGGAACTTCTCTACTACCTGGCAAGTAACCCTAACAAGGTATTTACAAGAGACCAACTTTTGGACAAAGTATGGGGTTTTGATTATTACGGTGACAGCCGTACAGTTGATGTACATATTAAAAGATTAAGAGAAAAAATTAATGGTGTATCCGACCAATGGAGTCTTAAGACTGTATGGGGTGTTGGATACAAGTTTGACGCAAAATAA